The genome window GTTCCATATCTGCTGGTGAACAACAATAAACCATTATAAGATATCATTATTATGTAGGCAATAATTGTGTATTTGTATTATTCATAGGATGTATCAACACATAATTTGGTTTTGACCACTGACTTATGATCGCTCTCCATTAACATATGCTTGGTGATGGAACAAAACACCATCATAGGAAATGGAAcataaaaaacattatttatgaaacaaaacaagaaaaatatgatGATGAATAATATGCATCATCTCAGATTATGACATTCCTCAAACCATAAATTCATAGCTCACAGACAAGAGTAGTGTGCAGACATAGGTATTGATGCCAGGTCATGAAACACATTATGtactttgtttgctttgagagttGTTCCCTTTGTCTATACCTACCCATAGGCACCAGAGCACACAATTCTTCATGCAAATACTGTTTGCaaaaagtaatattttcattCTAGAAACTGTATGCCTCACTGACAAATGCATGTCCCTGTCATTGTGGTGAGATCTCTTTCTTCCCAACCACACATTTAAAGCTATAAGGCATGAAGATTATGGATATTTACATTCATCCCTCTTTCCTTAGCTAGGCTGGGATTGATGATAAGCGCTATCCCCTCTCTTGCTGCATTCTTGAAATCTTCActcttgttttaattctttgacaAGACATGCTTAATCCTTTAAGCCATCTAAGCTCTTAAAATATCTTTCACTAAACAATGACTGTTACCCTGAGCATCTGGTCTTAATATAAAATCAATCAGTAACCATCATATTGTGAAAGAAATGTGCTGTTTGTAGAATATATTGTAGATTATTTGCTAAGTCCAAAAGAAGTTGATATGATTTAACTGATTAAGTTCTAAACACGGGAGTTTAGGTCTTCAGTTTCCATCTAGGCCATATCATATTTCTAGTCTGCAATGAGAAGGAATTTGAATTCAACAATATCTCTTCTGCATGCAAGCATGTACCTGTTTCATTGGAAACCTCATTTTCTGGGCACTGGACACAGTCAAAGCAGCAGTCTGCTGTATCTTTCTGATAAATTTTCCTGAATCCAGCAGTACATGGTACACTACACCTGGAGGAGGGAACCTGAAGCAACATATAtgtagtggtgtgtgtatgtgtgtgtgtgtgtgtgtgtgtgtgtgtgtacacgcatgtgtGTAGTTCATGTATACATCATATGTATAATGACCCATAGATTGCTATGTGGGACATTAAAAGATATGACTTTAAATACTCCCCTAATAACCAGcattacttaatatttttattttgtattacccCGAAATGCAATGAAAGTCAcagtatatttatataacatgtaatattatatatgcaaCATTCAGTTTgtagcaatttaaaatttttccttctaAAACTGATTAATCAAAAAGGAATGTTTATTTGGCATCAGTTTctctataattatttataaataaaaaaataagaacactgaGTTGTATGGTAAATCAAGAACAAGTTGTTTGGTGAGTATAAACAAAACATGGTATGTAAGACTCTCATAAAATTAATGAAGTTTTcttaagtttaaaagaaaacattgaacCCCCATCCCACCaaccccctacttctatgagggagctcccagACCCACCACTGACTTCTGCCTCATCACCCTGTCctttccctatgctggggcaccaagcctccacaggaacaagggcctcctctcctacTGATGCCTGATAAGGGAATCCTCCACAGAataggggaaaccaggaatgctgatgatatttaaaatgtaaataaataaaataactaataaaaagataaaaaaatttaaaaacccttGAATCTGGAGAAAGATTTCTGTTAATAAATATGTGCTGTACTTAATTGAACTATAAATATGTTCACACAGCATCAAAAATCAATTATTTACATATAGTtacaaaattttcattatatatatatatatatatatatatatatatatatatatatgtacatatatattactatatgttTAGTAAATATATTCCTGTGTCGTGGCTTTGAATAGGCATGTGGGTGCAACCTAACATGGAATCCAGAGGCCTTTGATCTCTATGACCAGATTTACATGAAGTTGAGAGTTATCAAATTTTGGTGATTGGAACTGAGGATGGTCCTTTGTAAAAGTAGCAATtggtcttaaccacagagctattaCTTCAGTGcctcatgttttaaaatttagatattctgaaaacaacaaaacctgtGGTATACCCACTGATGTTCCTCCTGTGGCCCACTCCAAGTCTTCAGATGTGTGAAGTTGTTGACTCTGTGGGAGACAAGGAAAATAGCttcctattttcacttttaatccaAAGCCTTGTGGAAAATTCCATGTGAAGAAAATGTCATAGTCTTCACACTGATTTTCTCTATGGTTCATGTTCACCAGTTCTCCAACAGGGTTAGTAAATACCCTGGTTTTCAGCAAGGAAGCCACCTAAATGAGATGCATCATTAGATGCTTACTTGTGCATATCAGTAAAGGGAATGCCAAATTCAGaatttcctctaattttttaaaacctttcaGAAAAGACAGCTGTATTAAAGTAATCCTgggtagtaaaataaaatataccttatgggtaattaaaattaatatgctCAATACTAATGGTCAATGATAAAATGTGCTAGAAAAATTATTACCAGATATCAAGTAAcatggtgtgtttgtgtctgtgtttctgtgtgcatgtgtactgtgcacatgtttgtcaaaaataatttgtaaaaaaagGAAGCCAGGTATGTGCAAATGAAGGGGAAATCTGAATGTCTGCAAGTTGTGAAAATTAAGAATAATTCTGGgtctttcatttatatatattatgcatgtatGACAAACACACAAACTTAATAAAATGTGCAGTCTTAGTCATTTATGGTTttataaataattgttaaatGATTAACTATAAATCACAGCTCAAGTacctattcttttttgtttgttttttttgtggttgttgttatttttgttgtggttgttgttgattttgggttattttttattttgttttttgtggttttttgtttttgtttttttcctgacagggtttctctgtgtggccatggttgtcctagaactcactctgtagaccaggctggcactttgaactcagaaatccacctgcctctgcctcccgagttctgggattaaaggtgtgcaccaccactgcccacctcATGTACCTATACTTGagaaatttttctttagaaaaatattataacCTAAGTTATAATAAGTCTAAGTCATTACCTAAGGCTTTTATGATAAAACCTTTAGTTcctattttacattttgaattcaTTTGGTGAAATGTTGAGACACGTTTTCACAAAACTCCctgatatttataaaaatgtattgctTCCATTTAAATCTTATCCTTGTGTATGATATTTATCCATTTAAAGAATCATTTGGGAGTTTTTCAGTGTAGAAATCTTTCCACAGAGAGAATAATCTCTAACAAATGTACAATTGTTACTCAGAGTCCATTTAAAAGATCACATTGATTTATCTAAACATAATGAATAGTAAGAAACTTTACCTGCAGACAGTCCATGAATAATCCCTTGGGTTctgccattttctgagactctaCTTGTTGAAGAATGAGTTCATGGTAGGTGTAGGCCACAGCATAAATCGCGTTATACAAATTATAACCTTCATTACTCAGGACCATGTCATATTTGTGCAGTGTTGTCCATTCCAATGTGTTGACGAATGTAAAAGGAACCATTTTATTGCTGTTCTTAGAGattgaacaattaaaataattccacCCCAGGACAGAGTCAGAAATGTTTACTGGGTATTTGTCAGTGTTTATTGTTTGCATAAAATTCCTAAGTTTAGCAGTCTCACCTTTGTGGTGTGCAAAAGTGACAGTCCCATGGAAGAAATCAAGggtgaaatcttttttatttgtgataATATCCCATTGTGAGGTTGTGATCCATATTCTCTGAGCACCTAAATATCCCCATCGTCTAAGGCTGATTTCTAAAGTAGAGTTCATGTCACCATAAATGATAACAACCCTTGCTGTTGATGTTGTAATTTGTTCATCATATACCTTAGCCCTTGTCATGTATAAGTGCGTGTTTTCTGGGATCACATTCACAAAAGCTAAACAGATTCCAtgtctttgcatttcttctctcatgtTTGAGAGAAACTGAATACCCTGGTCATCATCTGAGATGACCAGTCCAATCCAAGTCCATCTAAAATGAAGCATCAAGGAGACCATGCCATGGGACAAATGGGTGTCCTTGGTGGCTACCTGATAGACAAAGGGCAACTGGTCATGGTTACTTAGGTTAGGattaaatggtccaaagaaaacctaaaggatacagaagagaagatgaaacatCCACATGAGGAATATGATTGTTAGGACACTTGGACTTACATACAGGTAATGTTACTCACCTTCAGAACTTCTGTTAAGGATAATAAGATtatactctctctccctctctctctttctctctctctctctctctctctctctctctctctctctctctctctctctctcctctctctctctctctctctctctctctctatatatatatatatatatatatatatatatatatatatatttctattagaTTCTAGACTATTTCTGACAAGTCTGAATGTCCTATAAAACAGTTTTCTCTGCTTGCTTAGAtatgatttttaactctttatcatatatatatgtgtatatataaaatatataatatatactatatatatacacatatatacacacacacaatatgtgtgtgtatgtgtgtagcagcACACACATAAGTGCATGCTCTCCTAGCTATGTTGTAGGCAcatgcaaatgaaatttaaaagttgttaacTATTCCAGTGTTATGCCTTCTTACCGTTGGTGTCCTAGAATAAACTGCTAGTCTTAAGGATGATTTCCATGATGGTCCTATAATGTCTGCAGCACACGTTGGATCTAATCCACAGATATAATTAATAAACTCCAAACTATGGTTTTGTTGTGAATATACATTATCCAGAATTCCCAATGTATCTCCACATAGGCCAACAATGATGTCAAAATACAAAGACATGTTGGGTAAAAGATAAGGATTCTTGTTGATCTCttcagcagcaaaaataattaccagaagaaactcagattttcttttttgtattctaTAACAAGGCATAAAAATGATTAAGGGAGatgtataaaacacaaaatataaattgCAAAAGTTTGTAATATGAGACATGCTATATTTCTGTCTAAATTTCTTGAATAAGTTTCATAAATTAGAAGTCTATAGAACTCCATACAATTTAAGAATTCATAGATGTATGGTACTATAATATGATAAATTTTGTATTCGTGAAAACTGATAAAGATTATTTATATCTCTGTCATCTTTGAACTAGATTCTTGTCCTCTTGAGCAAGActaatttaaagtatatttggAGTTGTAAttccacagataaataaatatataagcatCGCTTAAACCACACATAAAAGCTATAACACATtctccttaaaatttttattatttaaatgcaatttatacatcatatttttattgagtattttgagaAAGAGGTAATATATCAAAAATTTGTTCaacttttatattcattttttcataacctaaaatattattaatgaatatttaataatatccaTAACTGAGAATCCTATATCTAACATTGAGTACTAAATTGTTTCaagacatacaaaatattttgggggACTTTAgcaaaggagaataaaatattaaaaaggaatcattaaaaattatattcaaaagcCCTTATATGATATAGTGTGAGAGTATTCAAAGCACATTATACATCTGTGTACATTGTCTAACAATCAGTTTACTTAAAATGATTATCAGTGTTTGtaggaaagaaattatttcatcagTAAGAATATTTAACAGATTTCAAAATAGCAAACTCTCTTTgtagtaaacattaaaaatgctAGTTTTATGCACAGTGAAAATATTATCAATAAGATTTTCATGGTTATTGTAGAACATGATGTTAATATTTTCAACTGTTAAGATTCAACacacaataattattttaagatatattttatataaatcaatttatctatttcaaaatatacaatATGATACAACTATCCACATAACTAGAATATTGACCTTTATGCTCTTTTACACATCAATTTAATGTTACCTTTCAGTGTGTTGTTACTATGTCAATTTCATTAAAAAGGTATCAAATTTCTCTTAACACCTCAGTCTTCTTCATTCTTTAAGAACCTTTAAGTGATATCTGAACACAGAAATCTTCTCTCCCTATGAAATGTGCTCACCTGGCCCAGGAGAGTTGGCAGATTATATACTACAATTAGCAATTACCTCTTGtcagaagtaaaaatgaaaaacatcctctTTTGATGAAATTTGCAATTTCAATTGGAGTGTTTGAAgctaagtttttcttttgaaacctgaaaagtGCATTGGCCCagttcatatatttataaatttaaacctAATTATGGCTTATAAAAATGTCACCAATGAGAATTTCCACTATTTTTCTACTGAGGTGTAGGATAAAACAGAATACATCAGAAATGAAATTCCTACTGACATAACAGAGAAGATGAGAAGCCACCATCACTATCAAAGTGCACACAGTGTACTCTGGCTAACAATTGAGAAACATATTCTTTAAATCCCAAAGACATGAAAATTGAATAAGAGATTGGTTGaagagtcaaagacagaaaactacaggaaaactcagtcacaaaaaaaGTAGTCCCAGTCATACAGATTATGTAAAATGTGAGTGATTTCAACACTCTTTCCTACATGATCGGCAGGCACAAATGATAACATCTCACACTTGGGATCTCAGAACTATGTAGCCACATTAAGAACAGGTTcttatctacaagaaatgcatttattttcctAGATCTCCtctaatgttatatttatttgataattaatAGATATATTGACCATCGACCTGATAGTGATAATAAGCCTAATATGTGACTGAGTATTTGCATAATTGGACCAAAAGATTATTCTGGTAACAGAATTGGCAGTCTTTATCCACATTAAGTGTCAACTCCAGAATGGCAGGAGGGATGcatttaaagactattttaaaaatcaaggtatatatgtaatgttatattacattatatcacaagttatatgacatatatattatatatatgtatatatatacatatatatgtatatatatgcatatatacatatatgtatatatacatatatatatacatatatatatatatatatatatatatatatatatatatatatagttattcaTGTAATCAGGTACAGTAGAccagcacatacacaaatattccAATGTCTGAATGTATGCCTAACTTTTGGAGACCAAAATTTGATAACATTTTAATGAAGGCATTTAGATGCACGCTCATATAAGAATCAATGGCAGACAATAGAATATAGACAGTGTTGGAGTCTCTTCATATTTTGCTCTTCCCAAAGGTGAGAACTGTGAATTCAAGGTAGATGAAGAGACATCTTTCAAGACAAGATATCCACAAACACTCAACAGAATTTAGTCTCTCCCATTGTCCAGCATTGTGATCTGGAGCCCAGCATAATAAAGATAAACTAAACTGTGACATAtttcaaagtattaaaatagtCAATGATGTAATAATTTTCAGTAGTTCCTAAAGTAACAGGGGGGAGAACAGGACAGAACCCTACAGTTTTTTTATACTGTTAAATAATTCTAATTCATGACATTGAAGAAGGAAACATAGTTAATGACTTACCTAAAAGGAATAAGTTGATTATAGAAATCGTCTTCAACAGCTTCCTCCAATAACATAAGCGAAAAACCACAGTCACTTCTCAAATGTCCATCATTATCTTCAATATTCTTTATCCTCCAAAAGCAACTGAGTTCAGTCAAACAGcacaaaatgagagaaaacttCAGGAGCAAAAAGGAAATAGTGAAACAACACAGCTTCTTCATGTTTGCTAGGATCTAAGCCAGAGCAGTTGCTTAATCTGTTTCTTATGCAgtcaaacatcacacacacacacacacacacacacacacacacacacacacacacacacacacttacaactatgtgtctgtttttaaggcTACTGCTGTTTGGATATCTACTTAATTGTATTCAACAATAATTTTCCACTCATCTTACGTAATGCTCCCTGGGTTCAGTGGGAAAATTCTTGCCTCAAGCTCTACATCTGAGGTCTGAAAACTTTTGATCAAAACATTGTTGAAAACATGTCGTGAAGATCATGTTCTCCATCCTCAGGTGCCATGATTTCATTCATATTATgacataaatattttcagaaagtatCTTCTCCTGGACAACTGGGACCAGACCATGTGTCAACAGCCATATGTGTGAACACAATGGATCTCATCAGAACTTCCATAGTAAGACAAAAGTTGAGAAGGTCATAAGTGATCCTTAACATTTAGACATTGAGTTTAATCATGGGACATTATATCTTCCATTGTCTAGTGTAGGGAAGGGCACTCTCACATGCAACATTGAGGCAGGAGTTCACCATTCTCTCTGTTGTTCATATACTATTGTATGCTAGTCATGTTCAAAAAATCTCCTCAAAATTATGTAATTCCTGTCATCTCTAGAATATGTCATCATGCTGAAACCAATAATGACttgaattattaaataattatattgaataattaaataattaatgaataattataattattcatCACCCATCCTGTCCAGTATCAGTACCTGCAAAGACATTCACTGAGTTATAATGCTGATATCTTGCTTGATAATCAGTTTCTGACAGTCAGTGTCATTTGatgaaacatttctttggttgatGTTTGTTAacacttcattaaaaaaattgagaacaatttcatacattttattcaaaggaatgaaagaaattagATGTCGTTTatgagagagaattttattgCTAATTTTAGTATATACCTTATAGTTTTCATTCTTGTCTAGTTGGTATTTGTTTTGATACAGTCCTGTCTTGGATTACATTGCAACAACACAGATGTATGTCTCTCGTGCACATTTATGTAACTTGGTTAGATTACAATTAGTGACACAGATGGAATATTGAATTGATGTGTTTTTTTGaacttccttatatttttgccCATAGTATCCTCACTGAGTTAAGTGGAGTCTTTAACTCCATTTTTGTAATGGTTAGTGTGTCACTGGCTTATAGTAAATCTTGCTATGGAGTTTATTGTGCTATCTTAGTTACTATGAATGAGAATTTGTTTCATACTTTGGTTGAATTATGAATTTGtcagtttaaatattttagtacTTTTGCAGACCTATAGATTGTGTAAATTGAGTGTCTTGTTGTGATAGTCTATACTTTTTGTATACTGAGTGGTAATGCTGTGTCAAAAGAACTGGAAATGTGGATGGAGTCTGACTCTTCACTCCAGTGTTCTCAGTTCAACACTTGGCTGCAAGCATTTGCATACGTATTGGGAagggtctggcagagcctctcaagaaaCAGATAGATAAGgcccctgtcagcaagcacttcttgtcatCAGCTATAGGGTCTGGGTTTGCTGGCTGCATATGGAATGAATCCCCCAGGTGGGGAATTCTCTGGATTTAccttagacaggagcaattatgAGTTAATATTATTAAGATGAGTGTGGGGACCCATGCCTTAAACAGGTGCAGAGCCTATCCTCGGTCTCTATAggtttttttctcccccttttttagttatttcagctaatgtcatacccattgggtcctgga of Arvicanthis niloticus isolate mArvNil1 chromosome Y unlocalized genomic scaffold, mArvNil1.pat.X SUPER_Y_unloc_23, whole genome shotgun sequence contains these proteins:
- the LOC117701271 gene encoding vomeronasal type-2 receptor 116-like isoform X1, which produces MKKLCCFTISFLLLKFSLILCCLTELSCFWRIKNIEDNDGHLRSDCGFSLMLLEEAVEDDFYNQLIPFRIQKRKSEFLLVIIFAAEEINKNPYLLPNMSLYFDIIVGLCGDTLGILDNVYSQQNHSLEFINYICGLDPTCAADIIGPSWKSSLRLAVYSRTPTVFFGPFNPNLSNHDQLPFVYQVATKDTHLSHGMVSLMLHFRWTWIGLVISDDDQGIQFLSNMREEMQRHGICLAFVNVIPENTHLYMTRAKVYDEQITTSTARVVIIYGDMNSTLEISLRRWGYLGAQRIWITTSQWDIITNKKDFTLDFFHGTVTFAHHKGETAKLRNFMQTINTDKYPVNISDSVLGWNYFNCSISKNSNKMVPFTFVNTLEWTTLHKYDMVLSNEGYNLYNAIYAVAYTYHELILQQVESQKMAEPKGLFMDCLQVASLLKTRVFTNPVGELVNMNHRENQCEDYDIFFTWNFPQGFGLKVKIGSYFPCLPQSQQLHTSEDLEWATGGTSVPSSRCSVPCTAGFRKIYQKDTADCCFDCVQCPENEVSNETADMEQCVRCPDDKYANLQQTHCLQRAVSFLAYEDPVGMALACMALCFSAITILVLIIFVKHKDTPIVKANNHILSYTLLISLIFCFLCSLLFIGHPNQAICILQQTTFGIFFTVAISTVLAKTITVVLAFKLTTPGRKMRGIITAAPKLVIPICTIIQLVLCGTWLVTSPPFIDRDIQSEHGKTVIICNKGSVIAFHFVLGYLGFLALGSFIVSFLARNLPDRFNEAKFLTFSMLVFCSVWITFLPVYYSTMGKVMLVVEVFSILASSAGLLGCIFIPKCYVILLRQDLNSLQKYKDKFHH
- the LOC117701271 gene encoding vomeronasal type-2 receptor 116-like isoform X2, which codes for MKKLCCFTISFLLLKFSLILCCLTELSCFWRIKNIEDNDGHLRSDCGFSLMLLEEAVEDDFYNQLIPFRIQKRKSEFLLVIIFAAEEINKNPYLLPNMSLYFDIIVGLCGDTLGILDNVYSQQNHSLEFINYICGLDPTCAADIIGPSWKSSLRLAVYSRTPTVFFGPFNPNLSNHDQLPFVYQVATKDTHLSHGMVSLMLHFRWTWIGLVISDDDQGIQFLSNMREEMQRHGICLAFVNVIPENTHLYMTRAKVYDEQITTSTARVVIIYGDMNSTLEISLRRWGYLGAQRIWITTSQWDIITNKKDFTLDFFHGTVTFAHHKGETAKLRNFMQTINTDKYPVNISDSVLGWNYFNCSISKNSNKMVPFTFVNTLEWTTLHKYDMVLSNEGYNLYNAIYAVAYTYHELILQQVESQKMAEPKGLFMDCLQVASLLKTRVFTNPVGELVNMNHRENQCEDYDIFFTWNFPQGFGLKVKIGSYFPCLPQSQQLHTSEDLEWATGGTSVPSSRCSVPCTAGFRKIYQKDTADCCFDCVQCPENEVSNETDMEQCVRCPDDKYANLQQTHCLQRAVSFLAYEDPVGMALACMALCFSAITILVLIIFVKHKDTPIVKANNHILSYTLLISLIFCFLCSLLFIGHPNQAICILQQTTFGIFFTVAISTVLAKTITVVLAFKLTTPGRKMRGIITAAPKLVIPICTIIQLVLCGTWLVTSPPFIDRDIQSEHGKTVIICNKGSVIAFHFVLGYLGFLALGSFIVSFLARNLPDRFNEAKFLTFSMLVFCSVWITFLPVYYSTMGKVMLVVEVFSILASSAGLLGCIFIPKCYVILLRQDLNSLQKYKDKFHH